Proteins encoded together in one Bacillota bacterium window:
- a CDS encoding ABC transporter permease: MNLRSAFTVAWRGLLTNKMRSLLTMLGIIIGVSAVIIMISVGQGASKQITSRIASMGSNLLVVRPGMALGAVRGAGGSVNSLTLDDNRAIADLPLVENVAPELSQRVTAVAGSQTWTTTAVGTTGSYKAIRNLAVESGSFFTDDDVDRAALVAVLGPTVVDSLFSPGSNPIGASVHLNNLDFTVVGVIAPQGSGIGGADQDDTVYIPVTTAQVRFSGDRSVRLINVQARDEMSLATVQDEVTQLLRQRHRLGDQQDDDFSVQNMTAVMETVADTTKILTLLLASVAAVSLLVGGIGIMNIMLVSVTERTKEIGIRMAVGATGGAILGQFLIEALVLSLAGGFLGMGFGIAGSKVVSRVAGWSTVISPGSVLLSIGFAALVGIFFGYYPARKAANADPIEALRFE, from the coding sequence ATGAACCTCCGTTCAGCATTCACGGTCGCCTGGCGAGGACTCCTTACCAACAAAATGCGTTCCCTGTTGACCATGCTGGGCATCATCATCGGCGTGTCGGCCGTAATCATCATGATCAGCGTGGGTCAAGGGGCTTCAAAGCAGATTACTTCCCGAATCGCCAGCATGGGTTCCAACCTCCTGGTTGTCAGGCCGGGGATGGCACTCGGCGCCGTCCGCGGCGCAGGCGGGTCTGTCAACAGCCTCACCCTCGACGATAACCGGGCGATAGCAGACCTGCCCCTGGTTGAAAACGTGGCGCCGGAATTGAGTCAGAGAGTCACCGCCGTGGCCGGCAGCCAGACGTGGACGACAACCGCGGTAGGGACAACCGGTTCCTACAAAGCTATCAGAAACCTGGCTGTAGAATCAGGTTCCTTTTTTACCGACGACGATGTCGACCGGGCGGCCCTGGTGGCCGTCCTGGGCCCCACGGTCGTCGACAGCCTTTTCTCTCCCGGGTCCAACCCGATCGGGGCTTCCGTCCACCTGAACAACCTTGATTTTACGGTTGTCGGTGTTATTGCTCCTCAGGGGAGCGGCATAGGGGGGGCCGATCAGGACGACACCGTCTACATACCCGTTACAACAGCACAGGTGCGCTTCTCGGGTGACAGGTCCGTCCGGCTGATTAACGTCCAGGCCCGCGATGAGATGAGCCTGGCAACGGTTCAGGACGAGGTTACCCAGCTCTTAAGACAAAGGCACCGTCTCGGAGACCAACAGGATGACGACTTCAGCGTGCAGAACATGACCGCCGTCATGGAGACCGTCGCCGATACGACCAAAATCCTGACCCTTCTGCTGGCCAGCGTGGCGGCGGTGTCTTTACTGGTCGGCGGCATCGGGATCATGAACATCATGCTGGTATCGGTGACCGAGCGCACCAAAGAAATCGGCATCCGTATGGCTGTAGGAGCCACCGGCGGCGCCATCCTGGGACAGTTCCTGATCGAAGCCCTCGTGCTCAGCCTTGCCGGAGGTTTCCTTGGCATGGGTTTCGGGATTGCCGGGAGCAAAGTCGTCTCCCGGGTGGCGGGCTGGTCCACGGTGATTTCACCCGGTTCTGTTTTGCTGTCCATCGGTTTTGCCGCCCTGGTGGGCATCTTCTTCGGTTATTATCCGGCCCGTAAGGCCGCCAACGCCGACCCCATCGAGGCCTTGCGTTTTGAATAA
- a CDS encoding NADH-ubiquinone oxidoreductase-F iron-sulfur binding region domain-containing protein has product MGMIMKRITSIKALETLREDIRAQRDSNQLRITVCGGTGCRANGSVELARSLARELRRSRLRAKVELKVSGCHGFCEKGPVVTIDPQSIFYHRVGRENREQDIHDIIQNTVIEDKPVERLLYTDPETGRKIAHYADIPFYARQMRIVLGDNGRIDPNSIEDYIAGGGYAALVKVLAMNPEEVIDQIIRSGLRGRGGAGFPTGRKWDFCRKVIDRSMRYVICNGDEGDPGAFMDRSIMEGNPHSVLEGIIIGAYAISQGVSPAEGYIYVRAEYPLAVKTIRLAIQQAEELGVLGDNILGSDFSLRVKVKEGAGAFVCGEETAMMASIEGKRGMPRPRPPFPVESGLWGKPTDINNVETWANIPSIINHGAEWYAGIGTENSKGTKVFSLVGKVKNSGLVEVPMGTTLREIIFDIGGGIPDGKTIKAIQTGGPSGGCIPADLLDLPVDYDRLAEAGSIMGSGGMVVLDEETCMVDIARYFLEFTRNESCGKCAPCRLGIRQMHRIVEDICSGNGRPEDIELLEELALSIKKGSLCGLGQTAPNPVLTTLKYFRHEYVEHVYKRRCPARKCRGLVRHEIDPEKCKGCGLCRKNCPVGAITGERKMPHIIDPEKCIGCGVCFEKCTFKSVKVL; this is encoded by the coding sequence ATGGGTATGATTATGAAAAGAATCACATCGATTAAAGCGCTGGAAACCCTTCGCGAAGATATACGGGCGCAACGTGATTCCAATCAGCTTAGAATCACGGTTTGCGGCGGTACGGGGTGCAGGGCCAACGGAAGTGTTGAGCTGGCCCGGTCGCTGGCCAGGGAACTCCGCAGAAGCAGACTCAGGGCGAAGGTTGAGCTTAAGGTCAGCGGGTGTCACGGTTTTTGCGAAAAAGGGCCGGTGGTGACCATCGACCCTCAGAGCATCTTTTACCACAGGGTGGGCCGGGAAAACCGGGAACAGGACATACACGATATCATTCAGAACACCGTCATCGAGGACAAACCGGTCGAACGGCTGCTTTATACCGACCCGGAAACCGGCCGGAAGATAGCGCACTACGCTGATATTCCGTTCTATGCAAGGCAGATGCGGATCGTCCTGGGCGATAACGGCAGGATCGACCCCAACAGCATCGAGGACTACATCGCGGGGGGCGGATACGCGGCCCTCGTAAAGGTGCTGGCAATGAACCCGGAAGAGGTCATCGACCAAATAATACGTTCCGGGCTAAGGGGCCGCGGCGGGGCGGGTTTCCCCACCGGTCGGAAGTGGGACTTCTGCCGGAAGGTTATAGACCGTTCCATGCGTTACGTCATCTGCAACGGCGATGAGGGCGACCCCGGAGCGTTCATGGACCGCTCGATCATGGAAGGCAATCCCCACTCCGTGCTGGAAGGAATAATCATCGGCGCCTACGCCATATCGCAGGGGGTCAGCCCGGCGGAAGGCTACATATATGTCCGGGCCGAGTACCCCCTTGCCGTGAAGACGATACGCCTTGCCATCCAGCAGGCTGAAGAGTTAGGCGTTCTGGGTGATAACATCCTGGGCTCGGACTTCAGTTTACGCGTTAAAGTGAAGGAAGGCGCGGGCGCTTTCGTATGCGGCGAAGAGACGGCGATGATGGCTTCCATCGAAGGAAAAAGGGGCATGCCCCGCCCCCGGCCGCCTTTTCCCGTGGAATCGGGACTTTGGGGCAAACCGACCGACATCAACAACGTGGAAACCTGGGCCAACATTCCGTCTATCATCAACCACGGCGCCGAATGGTACGCCGGTATCGGCACGGAAAACAGCAAAGGCACCAAGGTGTTCAGCCTCGTCGGCAAGGTCAAGAACTCGGGTCTGGTTGAGGTGCCGATGGGCACGACCCTCCGGGAGATTATCTTCGATATCGGCGGCGGCATCCCCGACGGAAAAACGATTAAGGCGATTCAAACCGGCGGGCCTTCAGGCGGATGTATTCCTGCGGACTTACTCGACCTGCCGGTGGATTACGACAGACTGGCCGAAGCCGGCTCGATCATGGGGTCCGGCGGTATGGTGGTCTTGGACGAAGAAACCTGCATGGTCGATATCGCCCGGTATTTCCTCGAATTCACCAGGAACGAGTCCTGCGGAAAATGCGCGCCGTGCCGGCTGGGTATCCGCCAGATGCACAGGATTGTCGAAGACATTTGTTCCGGGAACGGCCGTCCGGAAGATATTGAACTGCTCGAAGAACTGGCGCTTTCGATTAAGAAAGGCTCTCTTTGCGGCTTAGGACAAACGGCGCCCAATCCGGTCCTGACCACACTTAAGTACTTCCGGCACGAGTATGTAGAACACGTTTATAAGCGCCGCTGCCCGGCCCGGAAATGCCGGGGGTTGGTCCGGCATGAGATCGACCCCGAAAAGTGCAAAGGCTGCGGGCTGTGCCGTAAAAACTGCCCTGTAGGGGCGATCACGGGGGAACGCAAGATGCCCCATATCATCGACCCCGAAAAATGCATCGGCTGCGGCGTCTGTTTTGAAAAATGCACCTTCAAATCCGTCAAGGTTTTATAA
- a CDS encoding ABC transporter ATP-binding protein, translated as MTDPVIKVDKVTKIYITGDTKVPALKELDLTVKPGQMAAIMGTSGSGKSTLMHILGCLDRPTSGRYLLNGRDVSLLDRDSLAYIRNRQIGFVFQSFNLLKNTAAWENVCLPLVYTGVPRKEMITRARSALQQVGLQGRESHLPTQLSGGQQQRVAIARALINEPAIILLDEPTGALDTITSIEVMALLQRLHAERGITIIIVTHEHDIAEYCQRVVRLRDGTVVDDGIIEQPRSAEQELSAMPREEGVI; from the coding sequence ATGACCGATCCTGTGATAAAGGTCGACAAAGTGACTAAAATCTATATAACCGGTGATACAAAGGTGCCGGCTTTGAAAGAGTTAGATCTGACTGTTAAACCGGGCCAAATGGCGGCAATTATGGGAACCTCGGGTTCGGGTAAATCAACCCTCATGCATATCCTGGGGTGTCTCGACCGCCCTACAAGCGGCCGTTATTTATTGAACGGCCGTGATGTAAGCCTGTTGGACCGGGATAGTCTGGCCTATATCCGCAATCGTCAGATCGGCTTTGTGTTCCAGAGTTTTAATCTTCTAAAAAACACCGCGGCATGGGAAAATGTATGCCTTCCGTTGGTCTACACCGGCGTTCCGAGGAAGGAAATGATCACCAGGGCCCGGAGCGCGCTGCAGCAGGTAGGATTACAGGGAAGAGAGTCGCACCTGCCCACCCAGCTTTCGGGAGGTCAACAGCAGCGGGTCGCGATCGCCCGCGCCCTGATCAACGAGCCGGCGATAATACTGCTTGACGAACCAACCGGAGCCCTCGATACCATAACCAGCATCGAGGTTATGGCCCTGCTGCAGCGTCTTCACGCCGAACGGGGAATCACCATTATTATCGTCACCCACGAACACGATATCGCGGAGTATTGCCAGAGGGTCGTACGCCTGCGAGACGGTACGGTGGTTGATGACGGTATCATCGAACAACCGCGATCGGCGGAACAAGAGCTGTCGGCCATGCCGCGGGAAGAAGGTGTTATATGA
- a CDS encoding peptidylprolyl isomerase, translating to MSRKKIKRQEPKPVSRALVGGILVFCFALLATVGYGAYKQEMADQRVAQTTPAGDTAKQSDSGQDKPAADGNSTAKEEVYNDTNATEGGGEKESPEQTPSTAVNEGTTTTKEDNMDQTESSTANTETERVTISTAKGEIELELYPKLMPITVANFEKLISQKFYDGLTFHRVEDWVIQGGDPEGNGTGGPGWSIKLETSPALKNVRGALAMARSRDPNSAGSQFYILKTDATWLDGQYAVFGKVTKGMDIVDKIAIGDKMQQVQLEK from the coding sequence ATGAGTAGGAAGAAAATAAAGAGACAGGAGCCGAAGCCTGTGAGCAGGGCGCTTGTCGGCGGTATTCTGGTTTTCTGTTTCGCGCTTCTGGCCACGGTCGGTTACGGCGCATACAAGCAGGAAATGGCCGATCAGCGTGTGGCGCAAACAACACCGGCGGGCGATACCGCAAAGCAGTCGGACAGCGGGCAGGATAAGCCCGCGGCGGACGGGAATTCGACCGCGAAGGAAGAAGTGTATAATGATACCAACGCGACGGAAGGCGGCGGGGAAAAGGAGAGCCCGGAACAGACCCCGTCAACGGCCGTAAACGAGGGGACCACTACAACGAAGGAGGATAACATGGATCAGACCGAGAGCAGCACGGCAAATACGGAAACCGAACGCGTGACTATTTCCACTGCCAAGGGCGAAATCGAGCTGGAGCTGTATCCGAAGCTTATGCCGATCACGGTGGCGAATTTTGAGAAGCTTATCAGCCAGAAGTTTTACGATGGATTGACCTTCCACCGGGTAGAAGACTGGGTCATCCAGGGCGGCGATCCGGAAGGCAACGGCACCGGCGGCCCGGGTTGGAGCATCAAGCTCGAAACCAGCCCCGCGCTTAAGAACGTAAGGGGGGCGCTGGCCATGGCGCGTTCGCGCGACCCGAATTCCGCGGGATCGCAGTTCTATATTTTAAAGACCGACGCGACGTGGCTTGACGGCCAATACGCCGTTTTCGGGAAAGTAACCAAAGGGATGGATATCGTAGACAAGATTGCGATCGGCGATAAGATGCAGCAGGTGCAGCTGGAAAAGTAA
- a CDS encoding HlyD family efflux transporter periplasmic adaptor subunit, with the protein MEAVSEIKLPNRRKGLFLLLGSLVIIVAGIGYWWWHGRQDQPRYISMPVMQGSIINAISATGMVSAVKSTGLDFKNSGEIKKVNVKAGDRVKAGQVLASLDTADLEVQLIKARAALNSAEAKLRQLQDEPTASQLAQSKASLAQAQIAYNSAEAALKRNQILFDGKALAQMDLDKSISDRDTALVKLQQAQADLETLEEGAGAEDIAAAKAQVDSAEAELTLARNNLDSADLRAPFDGIISAVRGEVGQRTSGGGNSSNDNDIANSFIALITPELQVKAQVNEADIGKVKTGQPATFTVNAFPDKSFNGKVSSISAEATTVSNVQLYDVIISLIDPDTSLKGGMSASVEIIVAQKDGVITVPRAAVTFAAGNRNLARTAGTTGVETRAGNLRVKGTPSTSGNGENTPQSSDSRSDGTTAPTPENTGMSLVFVLKDGQPEARRVVTGLSDERNMEVQSGLKVGEQVIIGNAATGNRAATSGATSSGSSNRSQQQQGQMMFRMGRPD; encoded by the coding sequence ATGGAAGCAGTTTCCGAGATAAAACTCCCAAACAGGCGCAAAGGATTATTCCTGCTCCTGGGATCATTGGTGATAATTGTGGCCGGGATCGGTTACTGGTGGTGGCACGGGCGTCAGGACCAGCCACGGTACATATCCATGCCTGTAATGCAGGGCAGTATTATCAACGCCATCAGCGCAACAGGAATGGTCAGTGCGGTTAAGAGCACGGGTCTGGACTTCAAGAACAGCGGCGAAATCAAGAAGGTGAACGTTAAAGCCGGCGACCGGGTGAAGGCCGGACAAGTCCTGGCCTCTCTCGACACCGCCGACCTGGAAGTGCAGTTGATAAAGGCCCGGGCCGCTTTGAACTCCGCGGAGGCAAAGCTGCGCCAGTTGCAAGACGAACCTACGGCTTCCCAGCTTGCTCAATCAAAGGCAAGTCTGGCCCAGGCTCAGATCGCATACAATAGCGCGGAAGCCGCCTTAAAGCGAAACCAGATCCTTTTTGACGGAAAGGCGCTGGCCCAGATGGATTTGGATAAATCCATCTCCGACCGGGATACCGCCCTCGTCAAACTCCAGCAGGCGCAAGCGGACCTGGAAACGCTTGAAGAGGGCGCCGGCGCGGAAGATATAGCCGCCGCGAAAGCCCAGGTCGATTCGGCAGAAGCGGAGCTTACGCTCGCCCGGAACAATTTGGATTCCGCCGACCTTCGGGCTCCCTTTGACGGGATCATCAGCGCCGTCAGGGGGGAGGTCGGCCAACGCACCAGCGGCGGCGGCAACAGCAGCAACGACAATGACATCGCCAACAGTTTCATCGCCCTGATTACGCCCGAATTGCAGGTAAAAGCTCAGGTTAATGAAGCGGATATCGGCAAAGTCAAGACCGGTCAGCCGGCGACATTCACCGTAAACGCCTTTCCGGATAAAAGCTTTAACGGGAAGGTATCTTCCATATCCGCCGAAGCGACAACGGTATCAAATGTACAGTTGTACGACGTCATCATATCCCTGATCGATCCCGACACTTCCCTTAAAGGCGGCATGTCGGCAAGCGTTGAGATAATTGTGGCGCAAAAAGACGGCGTAATAACCGTGCCCCGCGCGGCGGTAACCTTTGCCGCCGGTAACCGGAACCTGGCCCGTACCGCCGGCACGACCGGCGTCGAAACGCGAGCCGGTAATTTGCGAGTGAAAGGAACACCTTCGACAAGCGGGAACGGCGAAAACACCCCACAGTCGTCCGACAGCCGCAGCGACGGAACAACCGCACCAACCCCGGAGAATACCGGCATGTCTTTGGTATTTGTCTTAAAGGACGGTCAACCGGAAGCCCGGCGGGTTGTCACCGGTTTGAGCGACGAGCGCAATATGGAGGTCCAAAGCGGTTTAAAGGTAGGCGAGCAAGTAATCATTGGAAATGCCGCTACAGGAAACCGGGCTGCGACCAGCGGTGCGACAAGCAGTGGTTCATCCAACAGGTCGCAACAGCAACAAGGGCAGATGATGTTCAGGATGGGGAGGCCCGACTGA
- the nuoE gene encoding NADH-quinone oxidoreductase subunit NuoE, with product MDTQSQELLHEILSRHEKSRSLLIPIIQEAQEAFGYLSREVLLAVADHLGLPPSTAYGVATFYAQFHLTCQGKHKVKVCQGTACHVRGGKAIMDAMKKELVIKPGETTPDGMFSLERVACVGSCSLAPVVVVDDKIYGGMAPSKITELALNSLDSKPLKRILRIKRIFKMPVDFGRLGRPSGTITGLDRPFIYSAAGRKHAADGYDYEKNHID from the coding sequence ATGGACACTCAAAGTCAGGAGTTATTACACGAGATACTCTCCCGCCATGAGAAAAGCCGCAGTTTACTTATACCCATCATCCAGGAAGCCCAGGAAGCCTTCGGTTACCTGTCCCGCGAGGTGCTCCTTGCGGTGGCCGATCACCTGGGCCTCCCGCCGAGTACGGCTTACGGCGTGGCGACCTTCTATGCCCAGTTCCATCTTACATGCCAGGGCAAGCATAAGGTCAAGGTCTGCCAGGGAACCGCGTGTCATGTGCGCGGGGGAAAGGCCATAATGGACGCGATGAAGAAAGAGCTTGTGATAAAGCCCGGCGAAACCACCCCGGACGGCATGTTCAGCCTGGAACGCGTGGCCTGTGTAGGATCATGTTCACTGGCCCCGGTAGTGGTGGTGGATGACAAGATCTATGGCGGTATGGCCCCATCGAAAATAACGGAACTTGCATTGAATTCACTGGACAGCAAACCGCTGAAGAGGATTTTGAGAATTAAGAGAATCTTTAAGATGCCGGTGGATTTCGGCCGGCTGGGAAGACCGTCCGGCACGATCACGGGCTTGGACAGGCCATTTATCTATTCCGCAGCCGGCAGGAAGCACGCCGCCGATGGGTATGATTATGAAAAGAATCACATCGATTAA
- the fdhF gene encoding formate dehydrogenase subunit alpha, whose amino-acid sequence MPTITIDGQKVEASKGTTVLEAALKAGIYIPHLCFLPGLEPYGGCRLCIVEIEGMRGMPAACTTTVTDGMVVYSDVPSVTHVRRMTVELIAADHQSDCLTCTSNQQCELQRAAAHLGVRHRRLRPGTRKDVKDSSNQFFERDMSKCVLCTRCVRLCHEVRGVGAIDVVSRGYNSRVAPFWDAPIADSNCESCGMCVDACPVGALTPKTEALPPTETVRTVCPYCGCGCGLILGTRERKIVQVRGDDANPSNRGQLCVKGRFGLDFISSPERLTSPLIRRNGKLEPASWEEALAFTAEHFNMIREAYGPDALAGFASAKCTNEENYLFQKFMRACLGTNNIDHCARLCHASTVTGLARAFGSGAMTNSIAELEEADCILVTGSNTTEAHPVIALQIKAAVSQHGADLIVADPRKIDLVRFARLHLRQRSGSDVMLINAVMNVIVAEGLEDQRFIEERTEGFEEVLEAIRACTPEVAAVVTGVPAESIREAARFFARAERASIVYSMGITQHTTGTDNVLALANLAMLTGSVGRSSTGVNPLRGQNNVQGACDMGALPDVLPGYRRVEDPAARREFSESWGRPIPEKPGLTVMETLHGVVDGAIRGLYIMGENPALSDPNFLRTKNALENVDFLVVQDIFLTETAGYADVVLPGASFAKKDGTFTNTERRVQRVRKALPVPGEAKEDLDIIQELSTRMGYPMRYTAAAAVMEEITRLTPIYGGISYARIDGEGIQWPCPDASHPGTPYLHGNGFTRGRGRFHPTPFREADELPDDQFPLLLSTGRLLYHFHTGTLTRRVPGLEALTLPGLVEVHPEDAKDLGVSDGDRVLLQSRRGQVEVQAVVTPRARCGMVFMPFHFREAPANLLTNDALDPLAKIPEFKICAVRMSPLQ is encoded by the coding sequence ATGCCTACAATCACCATAGACGGTCAAAAAGTCGAAGCGTCAAAGGGCACCACCGTCCTTGAAGCCGCCCTTAAAGCCGGAATCTATATACCGCACCTTTGTTTCCTGCCGGGGTTGGAACCCTACGGCGGCTGCAGGCTGTGTATCGTTGAAATCGAAGGCATGCGGGGCATGCCAGCGGCGTGTACCACCACTGTCACGGACGGGATGGTCGTATACAGCGATGTGCCTTCGGTCACCCACGTCAGGCGCATGACGGTGGAGTTAATCGCCGCGGACCACCAGTCCGATTGTCTCACCTGCACCTCAAACCAACAATGTGAGCTTCAGCGCGCGGCGGCCCATCTCGGTGTCCGGCACCGACGCCTTCGACCTGGAACACGCAAAGACGTTAAAGACTCGAGCAACCAGTTCTTCGAACGCGACATGTCCAAATGTGTCCTGTGCACGCGCTGCGTACGGCTCTGTCACGAGGTGCGGGGGGTTGGCGCCATCGATGTTGTTTCGCGGGGATATAACAGCCGTGTCGCCCCTTTCTGGGACGCTCCCATAGCCGATTCAAACTGCGAATCCTGCGGAATGTGCGTAGATGCCTGCCCGGTGGGAGCACTTACCCCCAAAACGGAGGCGCTGCCGCCGACCGAAACGGTGCGCACGGTTTGCCCGTACTGCGGGTGCGGCTGCGGGCTTATTCTCGGAACCAGGGAACGGAAAATCGTCCAGGTACGGGGTGACGACGCCAACCCTTCCAACCGCGGCCAACTCTGCGTCAAGGGACGATTCGGACTTGATTTTATCAGCTCCCCCGAACGCCTCACCTCCCCGTTAATCCGCCGCAACGGCAAACTCGAGCCGGCATCGTGGGAAGAAGCGCTGGCGTTCACAGCAGAGCATTTTAATATGATACGTGAAGCTTACGGTCCCGACGCCCTAGCCGGCTTTGCCTCCGCCAAGTGCACCAACGAGGAAAACTACCTGTTCCAGAAGTTCATGCGCGCCTGCCTGGGAACCAACAATATCGATCATTGCGCGCGCCTTTGTCATGCCTCCACGGTGACCGGTCTGGCCCGCGCCTTCGGCTCAGGGGCTATGACGAACTCCATCGCGGAACTGGAGGAAGCCGACTGCATCCTGGTCACCGGTTCCAATACGACGGAGGCGCATCCCGTTATCGCCCTTCAGATAAAGGCAGCGGTCAGCCAGCACGGGGCAGATTTAATCGTCGCTGACCCCCGCAAGATCGACCTGGTGCGGTTTGCCCGTCTGCACCTGCGGCAGCGCAGCGGGAGCGACGTCATGCTTATCAACGCCGTGATGAACGTAATAGTGGCGGAAGGGCTGGAAGATCAAAGGTTTATCGAGGAACGAACCGAGGGTTTCGAGGAAGTTCTGGAAGCGATACGGGCCTGCACCCCCGAAGTCGCCGCGGTGGTCACCGGCGTTCCGGCGGAATCCATACGCGAAGCGGCAAGGTTTTTCGCACGCGCCGAGCGCGCCTCTATCGTTTACAGCATGGGGATCACCCAGCATACCACGGGCACCGATAACGTCCTTGCGCTTGCGAACCTTGCGATGCTTACCGGCAGCGTAGGCCGCAGTTCCACAGGAGTCAATCCTCTCCGCGGGCAGAACAACGTTCAGGGCGCCTGCGATATGGGGGCGCTTCCCGACGTTCTTCCCGGCTACCGGCGGGTGGAAGACCCTGCCGCCCGGCGAGAGTTTTCGGAGTCATGGGGCCGTCCTATTCCGGAAAAACCAGGCCTTACAGTTATGGAGACCCTCCACGGGGTCGTTGACGGAGCGATCCGCGGCCTTTATATCATGGGTGAAAACCCCGCCCTGTCCGATCCGAACTTCCTCCGGACCAAGAACGCGCTGGAAAACGTAGACTTCCTGGTCGTGCAGGACATCTTTCTCACCGAGACCGCCGGATACGCCGACGTCGTCCTTCCCGGCGCATCTTTCGCGAAAAAGGACGGCACCTTCACCAACACCGAACGCCGCGTGCAGCGGGTGAGAAAAGCCCTGCCCGTCCCCGGGGAGGCAAAGGAAGACCTCGATATAATCCAGGAGCTTTCCACCCGCATGGGCTACCCCATGAGATACACCGCTGCAGCGGCGGTCATGGAGGAAATAACAAGGCTTACCCCGATTTACGGAGGGATTTCTTACGCCCGGATTGACGGCGAAGGTATACAGTGGCCCTGCCCCGACGCCTCGCATCCCGGAACACCCTACCTTCACGGGAACGGTTTCACCCGCGGCCGCGGCAGGTTTCACCCGACACCGTTCCGCGAGGCGGACGAGCTTCCGGACGACCAGTTCCCGCTGTTGCTTTCCACCGGAAGGTTGCTTTACCACTTTCATACCGGTACGCTTACCCGCCGCGTGCCGGGACTTGAGGCCCTAACCCTTCCGGGGCTGGTCGAGGTTCATCCCGAAGACGCCAAAGACCTCGGCGTTTCGGACGGCGACAGGGTCCTTCTTCAATCGCGCCGCGGCCAGGTCGAGGTGCAGGCGGTTGTTACACCCCGCGCCCGGTGCGGGATGGTTTTCATGCCCTTCCACTTCCGTGAGGCGCCGGCCAACCTATTGACCAACGACGCCCTTGATCCTCTGGCCAAAATTCCGGAATTTAAAATCTGCGCGGTGCGGATGTCGCCCCTCCAGTAA
- a CDS encoding phenylacetate--CoA ligase codes for MIWDRRNETLTRKELEALQLKRLKELVQRVYRAVPHYRRTLEANGVNPDDINSLADIQRLPFTAKNELRENYPFGFFAVPLKRVIRIHASSGTTGKPTVVGYTKKDLRTWAELIARIVTMAGVKRGDIAQICFSYGLFTGGFGLHYGLERAGVTIVPAAAGNTERHIQLMQDFGSTVIVGTPSYALYIAETAWKMGIDPRSLKVRRGLFGAEPWGEGIRAELEKIWGIDAYDNYGLSEVIGPGVAGECEAKAGLHISEDHFLAEVIDPETGSPLPPGEKGEVVFTALTKEAFPVIRYRTRDLSRLIIEPCTCGRTTARMEKVTGRTDDLLIIRGVNIFPSQIEEVLTNTPGLSPHYVIIIDKKGYLDDIEVQVEISSEGFTGRFQDLAALEDHIRNRLQAVLTLTPKVKLLEFGSLERTSGKARRVIDRRKEVGK; via the coding sequence ATCATCTGGGACAGACGGAACGAAACCTTAACGCGCAAGGAGCTTGAAGCCCTGCAGCTTAAACGCCTGAAAGAGCTGGTTCAACGGGTTTACCGGGCGGTGCCCCACTACCGCCGTACCCTTGAGGCGAACGGCGTCAATCCGGATGACATCAATTCCCTGGCGGATATCCAACGCCTCCCGTTTACCGCCAAGAACGAATTGCGGGAGAATTACCCGTTCGGGTTTTTCGCGGTTCCCCTGAAGCGCGTCATCCGTATTCACGCCTCTTCCGGCACCACCGGCAAGCCCACTGTCGTGGGCTACACGAAAAAAGACCTCCGCACCTGGGCGGAACTGATTGCCAGGATCGTTACCATGGCCGGGGTAAAGCGCGGGGATATAGCACAGATATGCTTCTCTTACGGGCTGTTCACCGGCGGTTTCGGGCTTCACTACGGACTCGAACGCGCCGGCGTGACCATAGTGCCTGCGGCCGCCGGCAATACCGAAAGGCACATACAGCTGATGCAGGACTTCGGTTCGACCGTTATCGTCGGCACCCCCTCCTACGCCCTTTACATCGCTGAAACCGCGTGGAAAATGGGAATCGACCCCCGGTCGCTGAAGGTGCGGCGGGGGCTTTTCGGCGCCGAGCCCTGGGGGGAAGGTATACGCGCGGAACTGGAAAAAATATGGGGCATAGATGCATACGACAACTATGGTCTGAGCGAGGTCATCGGTCCGGGTGTCGCCGGTGAATGCGAGGCGAAGGCAGGACTACATATTAGTGAAGATCATTTCCTCGCGGAGGTCATCGATCCCGAAACCGGTTCCCCGCTGCCTCCGGGAGAAAAGGGCGAGGTTGTCTTCACCGCGCTGACGAAAGAGGCATTCCCGGTAATCCGTTACCGGACGCGTGATCTGTCACGCCTGATAATCGAACCTTGCACCTGCGGCCGGACCACCGCACGCATGGAGAAGGTCACCGGGCGGACCGACGACCTGTTGATCATCAGGGGTGTCAACATCTTCCCTTCGCAGATTGAAGAGGTTTTGACAAACACCCCGGGTCTGTCCCCACATTATGTGATTATCATAGATAAAAAGGGATACCTTGACGATATCGAAGTCCAGGTGGAGATTTCAAGCGAAGGCTTTACCGGCCGTTTTCAAGACCTCGCCGCCCTTGAGGACCACATTCGAAACCGGCTTCAGGCCGTATTGACGCTGACTCCAAAGGTAAAGCTCCTCGAGTTCGGGTCGCTTGAAAGAACCTCCGGCAAGGCACGACGTGTCATCGACCGGCGCAAGGAGGTCGGGAAGTGA